In Opitutaceae bacterium TAV5, one genomic interval encodes:
- a CDS encoding RND transporter codes for MAKKIILSLVALLALLGVIAGIKAKQIGTLIAASAKMTPPPETVTTAGVLEEYWEPTLEAVGSVAADQGVVLSSEVSGTITKIAFESGASVKAGDLLAELDISVEKAQLAAAEARAKLAEISLQRAKDLREKNTNSQADLDAADAESKEAAAQVANIRATIGKKTIRAPFGGRLGIRLVNLGQFINAGTPVISLQSLQPVHVDFSLPQQQLGQLAVGLTARVKSDAWPQQVFEGKITAINPDIDLATRSVRVQLTIANERELLRPGMFGNVTVVLPDKSKLTTIPATAVLFAPYGDTVFVVEKKAGENSGEEQFVVRQQFVRLGVRRGDFVAVSEGLEPGQTVVATGAFKLRNGVAITVNNDLAPKAELNPQPGEG; via the coding sequence ATGGCTAAAAAAATAATTCTCAGCCTGGTCGCTCTTCTTGCGCTCCTCGGCGTGATTGCCGGCATCAAGGCCAAACAGATCGGCACGCTGATCGCAGCGAGCGCCAAAATGACCCCGCCTCCCGAAACCGTCACGACTGCCGGGGTCCTCGAGGAATACTGGGAGCCCACGCTCGAGGCGGTCGGCTCGGTCGCCGCCGATCAGGGCGTCGTCCTCAGTTCCGAAGTGTCCGGCACCATCACGAAAATCGCCTTCGAATCCGGCGCATCCGTGAAGGCCGGCGATCTCCTCGCCGAGCTCGATATCTCGGTCGAAAAGGCGCAGCTCGCCGCCGCAGAAGCCCGCGCGAAACTCGCCGAAATCAGTCTCCAGCGCGCGAAGGATCTCCGCGAGAAAAACACCAACTCGCAGGCCGATCTCGATGCCGCCGATGCCGAGTCCAAGGAAGCCGCCGCCCAGGTCGCCAACATCCGCGCCACCATCGGCAAGAAGACCATCCGCGCTCCCTTCGGCGGCCGCCTCGGCATCCGTCTGGTCAACCTCGGCCAGTTCATCAACGCCGGCACGCCCGTCATCTCGCTCCAGTCGTTGCAGCCGGTTCACGTCGATTTCTCTCTCCCGCAGCAGCAGCTCGGCCAGCTCGCCGTCGGCCTCACCGCCCGCGTGAAAAGCGACGCCTGGCCGCAGCAGGTGTTCGAGGGCAAGATCACCGCGATCAATCCCGACATCGACCTCGCCACGCGCTCGGTGAGGGTGCAGCTCACGATCGCCAACGAGAGGGAGCTCCTGCGCCCGGGCATGTTCGGCAACGTCACCGTCGTGCTGCCCGACAAGAGCAAGCTCACGACGATCCCCGCCACGGCCGTCCTCTTCGCCCCCTACGGCGACACCGTGTTTGTCGTCGAAAAGAAGGCCGGCGAAAACTCCGGCGAGGAACAATTCGTGGTGCGCCAGCAGTTTGTCCGCCTCGGTGTGCGGCGCGGCGATTTTGTGGCCGTCTCCGAAGGGCTCGAACCCGGCCAGACCGTCGTCGCCACCGGCGCCTTCAAGCTCCGCAACGGCGTCGCCATCACCGTCAACAACGACCTCGCGCCCAAAGCCGAACTCAACCCGCAACCCGGCGAAGGATGA
- a CDS encoding polyamine ABC transporter ATP-binding protein: protein MSTTPASNPTPVPDASDSRSSPDARLQRPGAVAGAPPAIEARGLDCGYGDRPILKNINFTVASGEIVFIGGSSGCGKSTLLRHLVGLNPPQAGDVFFFGESFARADEHHQRELLRTFGVLYQSGALWSSLTLRQNVSLPLEEYTDLDARERHALSTWKLSQVGLTGYEDYYPAEISGGMKKRAGLARALALDPAIVFFDEPSAGLDPITSRNLDDLIVNIRDTLGTTCVIISHELASIMSIGERIIMLAKETQGIVADGDPRLLARESPDPHVREFLTRGEAQTD from the coding sequence ATGAGCACCACGCCAGCCAGCAACCCGACACCGGTACCGGACGCCAGCGACAGCCGGTCATCGCCGGACGCCCGCTTGCAGCGCCCGGGGGCCGTCGCCGGAGCGCCGCCCGCCATCGAGGCCCGCGGCCTGGACTGCGGCTACGGCGACCGGCCCATCCTCAAAAACATCAACTTCACCGTGGCTTCCGGCGAGATCGTCTTCATCGGCGGCAGTTCCGGCTGCGGCAAGAGCACGCTCCTGCGCCACCTCGTGGGCCTCAACCCGCCCCAGGCCGGCGACGTGTTTTTCTTCGGCGAATCGTTCGCCCGCGCCGACGAGCACCACCAGCGTGAACTGCTCCGCACCTTCGGCGTCCTCTACCAGAGCGGCGCGCTCTGGAGCTCCCTCACCCTCCGGCAAAACGTCAGCCTCCCGCTGGAGGAATACACCGATCTCGACGCCCGCGAACGCCACGCGCTCTCCACCTGGAAACTCTCGCAGGTCGGCCTCACCGGCTACGAGGACTACTACCCCGCCGAGATCAGCGGCGGCATGAAAAAACGCGCCGGCCTCGCCCGCGCCCTCGCACTCGATCCTGCCATCGTGTTTTTCGACGAACCCTCCGCCGGCCTCGATCCCATCACCTCGCGCAACCTCGACGACCTCATCGTCAACATCCGCGACACGCTCGGCACCACCTGCGTGATCATCTCGCACGAGCTCGCCTCCATCATGAGCATCGGCGAGCGCATCATCATGCTCGCGAAGGAGACGCAAGGCATCGTCGCCGACGGCGACCCGCGCCTCCTCGCCCGCGAAAGCCCCGACCCGCACGTCCGCGAGTTCCTCACCCGCGGCGAAGCACAAACAGATTAA
- a CDS encoding ATPase AAA: MTASRPDSSASRPAPDTLAGVLERIIFLNEENHYTIAEFRADGRSGADAKVTITGALPGVQCGETLHLRGSWTRHAQHGDQFRIESFTSELPSSVYGIRKYLGSGLVHGIGKTYANKIVDAFGTDTFRVLSEDSGRLRDVPGIGKKRAGAIKKAWDDQRAFRELYIFLQTYGVTTGQCVKLVNRYGAEARTILMQEPYKVAREVDGIGFKTADRIAINLGFANDAPPRLDAGLLYAMDTLQEEGHTALREADLVDYAAPLLETAAGRLEARLDALVEQRQLVRHWPPGVADPLPGSALVQLPVLDRAEQKIAGAVVRIAKVGSGLPPIRTDAAVQWAEQKAGFEFAAQQRVALKNALVSKVSILTGGPGTGKTTILRALVDILKAKKVRLHLAAPTGRAAQRLAETTGGFASTIHRLLKYDPAKGGFVANEHQPLATDFLVVDEASMLDTRLAAALFQAVPSRAHLLLVGDTDQLPSVGAGNVLKDIIATQHVPVTRLDVIYRQKGQSQIVTTAHAINSGDPTLPPTVSDVSAVQAWGDLVFIAADSAEDCLRKVTQLCTEFVPRVLKWPHPVNDVQVLAPMHKGVAGVGNFNAQLQAALNPDARARGARDTGGVRTPAGELRAGDKVIQLRNNYDKNLFNGDIGVVTATDAGEGTFDATFDGEAHAFTRGDAGDLALAYAISIHKSQGSEYPVVIVPLLKAHFMMLQRNLLYTAITRGKKKVYVVGEPAAWAMAVRNNEARTRTTHLREKIAAAAGADGIA, from the coding sequence GTGACCGCTTCCCGTCCCGATTCCTCCGCCTCCCGTCCGGCTCCGGACACGCTCGCGGGCGTGCTCGAACGGATCATTTTTCTCAACGAGGAAAACCACTACACGATCGCCGAGTTTCGCGCGGACGGGCGCAGCGGCGCGGATGCGAAAGTCACGATCACCGGCGCGCTCCCCGGCGTGCAGTGCGGCGAGACGCTCCATCTGCGGGGCTCCTGGACACGCCACGCCCAGCACGGCGACCAGTTCCGCATCGAGTCGTTCACCAGCGAGCTGCCGTCGAGCGTGTATGGCATCCGCAAATACCTCGGCAGCGGCCTCGTCCACGGCATCGGCAAGACCTACGCCAACAAGATCGTGGACGCTTTCGGCACCGACACCTTCCGCGTGCTCAGCGAGGACTCCGGCCGGCTGCGCGACGTGCCCGGCATCGGCAAAAAACGCGCGGGGGCCATCAAAAAGGCGTGGGACGACCAGCGGGCGTTTCGCGAACTCTACATCTTTCTCCAGACCTACGGCGTCACCACCGGCCAGTGCGTGAAACTGGTCAACCGCTACGGCGCCGAGGCGCGGACGATCCTCATGCAGGAGCCGTACAAGGTCGCCCGCGAGGTGGACGGCATCGGCTTCAAGACGGCCGACCGCATCGCCATCAACCTCGGCTTCGCCAACGACGCGCCGCCGCGGCTCGACGCCGGCCTGCTCTACGCGATGGACACGCTCCAGGAGGAGGGCCACACCGCGCTCCGCGAGGCCGATCTGGTCGACTACGCCGCGCCGCTCCTCGAAACCGCCGCCGGGCGGCTGGAGGCGCGGCTCGACGCGCTCGTCGAGCAGCGCCAGCTCGTGCGCCACTGGCCGCCCGGCGTGGCCGATCCGCTGCCCGGCTCGGCGCTCGTGCAGTTGCCCGTGCTCGACCGCGCGGAGCAGAAAATCGCCGGCGCGGTCGTGCGCATCGCGAAGGTCGGCAGCGGCCTGCCGCCGATCAGGACCGACGCCGCCGTGCAATGGGCCGAACAAAAAGCCGGTTTCGAATTCGCCGCGCAGCAGCGCGTCGCGCTGAAAAATGCACTCGTATCGAAGGTGTCGATACTCACCGGAGGTCCGGGAACGGGCAAGACCACGATCCTGCGCGCGCTCGTCGATATCCTGAAGGCGAAAAAAGTGCGCCTCCACCTCGCCGCGCCCACCGGCCGCGCCGCGCAGCGGCTGGCGGAGACGACGGGCGGCTTCGCCTCGACGATCCACCGCCTGCTCAAATACGACCCGGCCAAAGGCGGCTTTGTCGCCAACGAACACCAGCCGCTCGCCACCGATTTCCTCGTCGTGGACGAAGCCTCGATGCTCGACACGCGCCTGGCGGCGGCGCTCTTCCAGGCGGTGCCCTCGCGCGCGCACCTGCTGCTCGTCGGCGACACCGACCAGTTGCCGAGCGTCGGCGCGGGCAACGTCCTGAAGGACATCATCGCCACGCAGCATGTGCCGGTGACGCGGCTCGACGTCATCTACCGCCAGAAGGGCCAGAGCCAGATCGTGACGACCGCGCACGCCATCAACTCCGGCGACCCGACGCTGCCGCCGACGGTTTCGGACGTGTCGGCGGTGCAGGCCTGGGGCGACCTCGTGTTCATCGCCGCCGACTCGGCCGAGGATTGCCTGCGCAAGGTCACGCAACTGTGCACGGAGTTTGTGCCGCGCGTCCTGAAATGGCCGCATCCGGTCAACGACGTGCAGGTGCTCGCGCCCATGCACAAGGGCGTGGCAGGCGTGGGCAATTTCAACGCGCAGCTCCAGGCCGCGCTCAACCCCGACGCCCGCGCCCGCGGCGCCCGTGACACCGGCGGCGTGCGCACGCCGGCCGGCGAACTGCGCGCGGGGGACAAGGTCATCCAGCTCCGCAACAACTACGACAAGAACCTGTTCAACGGCGACATCGGCGTGGTGACGGCGACCGATGCCGGAGAGGGCACGTTCGACGCCACCTTCGACGGCGAGGCGCACGCCTTCACGCGGGGCGACGCGGGCGATCTGGCGCTGGCCTATGCGATCTCGATCCACAAGTCGCAGGGCAGCGAATATCCGGTCGTGATCGTGCCACTCCTGAAGGCGCACTTCATGATGCTCCAGCGCAACCTGCTCTACACGGCGATCACGCGCGGCAAGAAAAAGGTGTACGTCGTCGGCGAGCCCGCGGCCTGGGCGATGGCCGTGCGCAACAACGAGGCCCGTACCCGCACCACCCACCTGCGCGAGAAAATCGCCGCCGCGGCCGGAGCGGACGGTATCGCGTGA
- a CDS encoding MarR family transcriptional regulator, protein MAFLLLKDLPRYDCLIEAAKTFPDLDPSATEAYLHLLRCGDMVAHVGHSWFQRCNLSAGRFTVLMLLFNKCGGPLAHTPAELADMAGVTRATMTGLIDTLERDGMVTRHPDPVDRRMMSVALTEKGIEHLGSMLPEHFRRTAAVMSTLTTAERRTLVDLLGKIMEQAMRIEPRDTDRSAAVSGDVATTAAAAS, encoded by the coding sequence ATGGCATTTTTGCTGCTCAAGGATCTACCACGTTATGACTGCCTGATCGAGGCGGCGAAGACTTTTCCTGATCTGGATCCGTCTGCCACCGAAGCGTATTTGCACCTTCTGCGTTGCGGCGACATGGTCGCGCATGTCGGTCACTCCTGGTTCCAGCGCTGCAATCTCTCGGCGGGACGTTTCACGGTGCTGATGCTGCTTTTCAACAAATGCGGAGGCCCGCTCGCCCATACTCCGGCTGAACTGGCCGACATGGCGGGGGTGACCCGCGCGACCATGACCGGCCTCATCGACACGCTCGAACGCGATGGCATGGTCACCCGCCACCCGGACCCGGTGGACCGCCGCATGATGTCGGTGGCTCTCACCGAAAAGGGCATCGAACATCTCGGCTCCATGCTTCCCGAACATTTCCGGCGGACGGCGGCGGTGATGAGCACCCTGACCACCGCCGAACGGCGCACGCTGGTCGATCTCCTCGGCAAAATCATGGAGCAGGCGATGCGTATCGAACCGCGTGATACGGACAGATCCGCCGCTGTATCCGGCGATGTCGCCACGACTGCCGCCGCCGCATCCTGA
- a CDS encoding AraC family transcriptional regulator, which yields MSKRSSSPAASGSPAFVPLPGVPSWVGGIVDMPDHYHGLNWSSAVMPNNFLFFVRQGPHEMMPMSVTFSVHHRYELVVAYAGEGRVCVEDRIYALQPGTALLLRPGEFHHYFGFSAERFAWLFFTFDLAEDSGLTEAAGVPRHLEMTDLALISETGRSWVAGQRSGRAVFEMGLRMGRLLEAMAERANVEPLAEPAGDEREACTMLRTLAHFVDRRMDQALRIGDLADHLGISESNLRKLFRERFGVSLGSYLRRSRLTRSVQLIHRTDMSVSEVARLCGFESIFSFSQAFRRAIGMPPSAYRRHLAEGRPPIIPGTVPEADEVPDFSE from the coding sequence ATGTCGAAGCGTTCATCCTCGCCTGCCGCGTCCGGTTCGCCCGCCTTTGTCCCGCTCCCGGGCGTGCCCTCCTGGGTGGGCGGAATCGTGGACATGCCCGATCACTACCACGGCCTGAACTGGTCGAGCGCGGTGATGCCCAACAACTTCCTGTTTTTCGTACGGCAAGGGCCGCACGAGATGATGCCGATGAGCGTGACGTTCAGCGTGCATCACCGGTACGAACTGGTGGTGGCCTACGCGGGCGAGGGGCGGGTCTGTGTGGAGGACCGGATTTACGCCTTGCAGCCGGGGACCGCCCTGCTGCTGCGGCCGGGGGAATTTCACCACTACTTCGGATTTTCGGCCGAGCGGTTTGCGTGGCTGTTTTTTACTTTCGATCTGGCGGAAGACTCCGGCCTGACGGAGGCGGCGGGCGTGCCGCGCCACCTGGAAATGACGGATCTCGCGCTGATTTCGGAGACGGGCCGGTCCTGGGTCGCCGGGCAACGTTCCGGGCGCGCCGTATTCGAGATGGGACTACGCATGGGCCGTCTCCTCGAGGCGATGGCGGAGCGCGCGAACGTGGAGCCGCTCGCGGAACCGGCCGGCGACGAACGGGAGGCGTGCACGATGTTGCGCACGCTGGCGCATTTTGTGGACCGGAGGATGGACCAGGCGCTGCGTATCGGCGATCTGGCGGACCATCTCGGCATTTCGGAGAGCAACCTGCGCAAGCTCTTCCGCGAGCGTTTCGGCGTGAGCCTGGGCAGCTACCTGCGGCGTTCGCGGCTGACGCGGAGCGTGCAGCTCATCCACCGCACGGACATGAGCGTATCGGAGGTGGCGCGTCTCTGCGGTTTCGAATCGATTTTTTCCTTCAGCCAGGCGTTCCGCCGCGCCATCGGCATGCCGCCCTCCGCCTACCGTCGCCATCTGGCCGAGGGGCGTCCGCCGATCATTCCCGGAACAGTTCCGGAAGCGGACGAGGTTCCTGATTTTTCCGAATGA
- a CDS encoding haloacid dehalogenase — protein sequence MRFRTVLFDLDGTLIDHLPAIHRAYSHTLPLLGLPAPTLAQVRRAIGGGLENAMRNFVPEDRLAEGLAIYRPFWDRTMLEGANVLPGGRELLEALTARGVTCAVFTNKHGPSARAICEHLGLSPFLRFIIGATDTPWLKPQPELAAYTLEQLRKLGVPAADTEPSVVCLVGDSPWDVEAARAAGFASFVVTTGTHSAEELRAAGPDGVFDGLEAVGRGALGVAASEETATAGL from the coding sequence ATGCGCTTCCGTACTGTTCTCTTTGATCTCGATGGCACGCTGATCGACCACCTGCCGGCGATCCACCGCGCCTACTCGCATACCCTCCCCCTGCTCGGCCTGCCGGCACCGACGCTGGCGCAGGTCCGGCGCGCCATCGGCGGCGGGCTCGAAAACGCCATGCGCAACTTCGTGCCGGAGGACCGGCTGGCGGAGGGGCTGGCCATCTACCGCCCGTTCTGGGACCGCACGATGCTGGAAGGCGCGAATGTGTTGCCGGGCGGACGGGAGTTGCTGGAGGCGCTGACGGCGCGCGGCGTCACTTGCGCCGTGTTTACCAACAAGCATGGCCCGTCGGCACGGGCCATTTGCGAGCATCTCGGGCTGTCGCCGTTCCTGCGGTTCATCATCGGCGCGACGGACACACCCTGGCTGAAACCGCAGCCGGAGCTTGCGGCGTATACGCTGGAGCAGTTGCGCAAGCTCGGCGTGCCGGCGGCCGACACCGAACCGTCGGTGGTGTGCCTGGTCGGCGATTCTCCCTGGGACGTGGAGGCCGCGCGCGCGGCCGGTTTCGCGAGCTTTGTGGTGACCACCGGCACGCATTCGGCGGAGGAGTTGCGCGCGGCAGGGCCGGACGGCGTTTTCGACGGACTGGAGGCTGTCGGCCGCGGAGCGCTCGGGGTGGCGGCATCGGAGGAAACAGCCACCGCCGGTTTGTAG
- a CDS encoding acetyl esterase: MPVIDKPLPELKRYRGTNPRPRDFDAYWRTALKELDATDPDPKFVPTRAIAPRGAEAFDLWFTGVGGARIHAKYLRPLPGKKTAPAPAILQFHGYSGNAGDWADKLSWVSQGYCIASLDCRGQGGSSEDKGGVQGNTLNGHIIRGLDDPDPQKLLFRSIFLDTAQMARVVLALPEVDPRRVGATGGSQGGALTLACAALEPRVKRAASVFPFLCDYKRVWEMDQAKDAYKELRDYFRLFDPRHEREDEIFTKLGYIDCQNLAPRIKAETLMFTGLMDTICPPSTQFAAYNKIRAKKNMVIYPDFGHEGLPGHFDRIFNFMGEL, from the coding sequence ATGCCCGTCATCGACAAACCGCTTCCCGAACTGAAACGCTACCGCGGCACCAACCCGCGGCCCCGTGACTTCGACGCCTACTGGCGCACCGCGCTGAAGGAACTCGACGCCACCGATCCTGACCCGAAGTTTGTGCCGACCCGGGCCATCGCCCCGCGCGGCGCCGAGGCGTTCGATCTCTGGTTCACCGGCGTGGGCGGCGCGCGCATCCATGCCAAATACCTGCGTCCGCTCCCCGGCAAAAAAACGGCTCCCGCGCCCGCCATTCTCCAGTTTCACGGCTACTCCGGCAACGCCGGCGACTGGGCCGACAAACTTTCCTGGGTCAGCCAGGGTTACTGCATCGCCTCGCTGGACTGCCGCGGCCAGGGCGGCTCCTCGGAAGACAAGGGCGGGGTGCAGGGCAACACCCTCAACGGCCACATCATCCGCGGGCTCGACGACCCCGATCCGCAGAAACTGCTCTTCCGTTCCATCTTTCTCGATACCGCACAAATGGCCCGTGTCGTCCTTGCGCTTCCGGAGGTGGATCCCCGGCGCGTCGGAGCCACCGGCGGCTCGCAGGGCGGCGCCCTCACGCTCGCCTGCGCCGCGCTCGAACCCCGCGTAAAGCGTGCCGCCTCCGTATTCCCCTTCCTCTGCGACTACAAACGGGTGTGGGAGATGGATCAGGCCAAGGACGCCTACAAGGAGTTGCGCGACTATTTCCGGCTTTTCGACCCGCGTCATGAACGCGAAGACGAAATCTTCACCAAACTCGGCTACATCGATTGCCAGAATCTCGCGCCGCGCATCAAGGCCGAGACGCTGATGTTCACCGGTTTGATGGACACCATTTGCCCGCCTTCGACGCAGTTCGCCGCCTACAACAAGATCCGCGCGAAAAAGAACATGGTCATCTATCCCGATTTCGGTCACGAGGGCCTGCCGGGACATTTCGACCGGATCTTCAATTTCATGGGGGAACTCTGA
- a CDS encoding flagellar motor protein MotB, whose product MKVPFRRLAFTLVAVLLTGGCATHNDGRITNPDQPGPAIGNAAGAVVGAVAGNAAGAVVGVGEGVAWQTKEVFNNDHQVVRRWQTVTTSDGRTVQVPVEIAVDKYGVPLADKRAAASAASTERPSATPPSQRK is encoded by the coding sequence ATGAAAGTACCTTTCCGTCGCCTCGCGTTCACCCTCGTCGCCGTTCTTTTGACCGGCGGTTGTGCAACCCATAACGATGGCCGCATCACCAATCCCGACCAGCCGGGTCCGGCCATCGGCAATGCCGCCGGCGCGGTGGTGGGCGCGGTCGCGGGGAATGCGGCCGGCGCGGTGGTCGGCGTCGGCGAAGGCGTCGCCTGGCAAACGAAGGAAGTCTTCAACAACGATCACCAGGTCGTACGCCGGTGGCAGACGGTGACCACCAGCGACGGTCGCACGGTGCAGGTGCCGGTCGAGATTGCGGTGGACAAATATGGCGTGCCCCTCGCGGACAAACGCGCCGCCGCCTCGGCCGCCAGCACGGAGCGCCCCAGCGCCACACCGCCGTCGCAGAGGAAGTGA